Proteins encoded in a region of the Podarcis muralis chromosome 6, rPodMur119.hap1.1, whole genome shotgun sequence genome:
- the THPO gene encoding thrombopoietin isoform X1, with product MELNRLLLLLTVFLLGLDLFEMSPTRLVCDRRLIQKYITEAMDLEDKVSQCEELPFLQQPVQLPLVGFSLREWMAKTNQDKGQETLRDLANLVDGTAAAQNQLSQGCALPLLQQLYEKASSFLLQLRNFGWQEQNPTAQPESSSQLIPERNLRTIFGTYKQLVRGKLHFLFHDLWKDSCSAEDQQRAASPAALQPPSMTTSRGH from the exons ATGGAGCTGAACC ggctcctccttctcctcactgTATTCTTGCTCGGTTTGGACCTGTTTGAGATGAGTCCCACCAGGCTGGTTTGTGACAGGAGGCTAATCCAGAAGTACATCACCGAAGCCATGGACTTGGAGGACAAAGTG AGCCAGTGTGAGGAACTCCCCTTCCTCCAGCAGCCTGTGCAGCTGCCCCTGGTCGGGTTCAGCCTCCGAGAGTGGATGGCAAAGACA AACCAAGACAAAGGGCAAGAAACCCTCCGTGATCTGGCTAACTTGGTGGATGGCACAGCAGCTGCCcaaaaccagctgagccagggctgcgCCTTGCCACTGCTCCAGCAGCTTTATGAGAAAGCCAGCTCCTTCCTCCTGCAGCTCCGAAACTTTGGGTGGCAG GAACAGAATCCCACCGCACAGCCCGAGAGCAGCTCCCAGTTAATTCCTGAAAGAAACCTTAGGACAATCTTTGGGACCTACAAACAGCTTGTGCGGGGAAAGCTGCACTTCCTCTTCCATGACTTGTGGAAAGACTCCTGCAGTGCGGAAGATCAACAGAGGGCTGCCAGCCCTGCAGCCCTGCAACCTCCCAGTATGACCACCTCCAGGGGCCACTGA
- the THPO gene encoding thrombopoietin isoform X3 — MELNRLLLLLTVFLLGLDLFEMSPTRLVCDRRLIQKYITEAMDLEDKVNQDKGQETLRDLANLVDGTAAAQNQLSQGCALPLLQQLYEKASSFLLQLRNFGWQEQNPTAQPESSSQLIPERNLRTIFGTYKQLVRGKLHFLFHDLWKDSCSAEDQQRAASPAALQPPSMTTSRGH, encoded by the exons ATGGAGCTGAACC ggctcctccttctcctcactgTATTCTTGCTCGGTTTGGACCTGTTTGAGATGAGTCCCACCAGGCTGGTTTGTGACAGGAGGCTAATCCAGAAGTACATCACCGAAGCCATGGACTTGGAGGACAAAGTG AACCAAGACAAAGGGCAAGAAACCCTCCGTGATCTGGCTAACTTGGTGGATGGCACAGCAGCTGCCcaaaaccagctgagccagggctgcgCCTTGCCACTGCTCCAGCAGCTTTATGAGAAAGCCAGCTCCTTCCTCCTGCAGCTCCGAAACTTTGGGTGGCAG GAACAGAATCCCACCGCACAGCCCGAGAGCAGCTCCCAGTTAATTCCTGAAAGAAACCTTAGGACAATCTTTGGGACCTACAAACAGCTTGTGCGGGGAAAGCTGCACTTCCTCTTCCATGACTTGTGGAAAGACTCCTGCAGTGCGGAAGATCAACAGAGGGCTGCCAGCCCTGCAGCCCTGCAACCTCCCAGTATGACCACCTCCAGGGGCCACTGA
- the THPO gene encoding thrombopoietin isoform X2 — MSPTRLVCDRRLIQKYITEAMDLEDKVSQCEELPFLQQPVQLPLVGFSLREWMAKTNQDKGQETLRDLANLVDGTAAAQNQLSQGCALPLLQQLYEKASSFLLQLRNFGWQEQNPTAQPESSSQLIPERNLRTIFGTYKQLVRGKLHFLFHDLWKDSCSAEDQQRAASPAALQPPSMTTSRGH; from the exons ATGAGTCCCACCAGGCTGGTTTGTGACAGGAGGCTAATCCAGAAGTACATCACCGAAGCCATGGACTTGGAGGACAAAGTG AGCCAGTGTGAGGAACTCCCCTTCCTCCAGCAGCCTGTGCAGCTGCCCCTGGTCGGGTTCAGCCTCCGAGAGTGGATGGCAAAGACA AACCAAGACAAAGGGCAAGAAACCCTCCGTGATCTGGCTAACTTGGTGGATGGCACAGCAGCTGCCcaaaaccagctgagccagggctgcgCCTTGCCACTGCTCCAGCAGCTTTATGAGAAAGCCAGCTCCTTCCTCCTGCAGCTCCGAAACTTTGGGTGGCAG GAACAGAATCCCACCGCACAGCCCGAGAGCAGCTCCCAGTTAATTCCTGAAAGAAACCTTAGGACAATCTTTGGGACCTACAAACAGCTTGTGCGGGGAAAGCTGCACTTCCTCTTCCATGACTTGTGGAAAGACTCCTGCAGTGCGGAAGATCAACAGAGGGCTGCCAGCCCTGCAGCCCTGCAACCTCCCAGTATGACCACCTCCAGGGGCCACTGA
- the POLR2H gene encoding DNA-directed RNA polymerases I, II, and III subunit RPABC3 isoform X1, whose product MAGILFEDIFDVKDIDPEGKKFDRVSRLHCESESFKMDLILDVNIQIYPVDLGDKFRLVIASTLYEDGTLDDGEYNPTDDRPSRADQFEYVMYGKVYRIEGDETSTEAATRLSAYVSYGGLLMRLQGDANNLHGFEVDSRVYLLMKKLAF is encoded by the exons ATGGCCGGCATCCTCTTCGAGGACATCTTCGACGTGAAGGACATCGACCCGGAGGGCAAGAAATTCGACAGGG TCTCCCGACTGCATTGTGAGAGCGAGTCTTTCAAGATGGATTTGATCCTGGATGTGAACATACAGATTTACCCTGTCGATCTTG GTGACAAATTCCGCCTCGTGATCGCCAGCACCTTGTATGAAGACGGGACCTTGGATGATGGAGAATATAACCCAACCGATGACAGGCCATCcag GGCAGACCAGTTTGAGTATGTGATGTATGGGAAGGTGTACAGGATCGAGGGAGACGAGACATCCACAGAGGCTGCCACACGCCT CTCTGCCTATGTGTCCTACGGTGGGCTGCTGATGAGACTCCAAGGAGATGCCAACAACCTGCATGGCTTTGAAGTAGACTCCAGGGTTTATCTCCTGATGAAGAAACTGGCCTTCTAA
- the POLR2H gene encoding DNA-directed RNA polymerases I, II, and III subunit RPABC3 isoform X2: protein MAGILFEDIFDVKDIDPEGKKFDRGDKFRLVIASTLYEDGTLDDGEYNPTDDRPSRADQFEYVMYGKVYRIEGDETSTEAATRLSAYVSYGGLLMRLQGDANNLHGFEVDSRVYLLMKKLAF, encoded by the exons ATGGCCGGCATCCTCTTCGAGGACATCTTCGACGTGAAGGACATCGACCCGGAGGGCAAGAAATTCGACAGGG GTGACAAATTCCGCCTCGTGATCGCCAGCACCTTGTATGAAGACGGGACCTTGGATGATGGAGAATATAACCCAACCGATGACAGGCCATCcag GGCAGACCAGTTTGAGTATGTGATGTATGGGAAGGTGTACAGGATCGAGGGAGACGAGACATCCACAGAGGCTGCCACACGCCT CTCTGCCTATGTGTCCTACGGTGGGCTGCTGATGAGACTCCAAGGAGATGCCAACAACCTGCATGGCTTTGAAGTAGACTCCAGGGTTTATCTCCTGATGAAGAAACTGGCCTTCTAA